One stretch of Kluyveromyces marxianus DMKU3-1042 DNA, complete genome, chromosome 8 DNA includes these proteins:
- the ATP15 gene encoding F1F0 ATP synthase subunit epsilon (mitochondrial), with protein MSTWRKAGLTFNNYAAIAAKTVRAALKPELQTNAVLSRSKSEAKFIKIENGNQSEPVALKN; from the coding sequence ATGTCTACCTGGAGAAAGGCTGGTTTGACCTTCAACAACTACGCTGCCATTGCAGCTAAAACTGTGCGTGCTGCTTTGAAGCCAGAACTACAAACCAACGCTGTTTTGAGCAGATCCAAGTCTGAAGCCAAGTTCATCAAGATTGAGAACGGTAACCAATCCGAGCCAGTGGCCCTAAAGAACTGA
- the POL5 gene encoding DNA-directed DNA polymerase, whose amino-acid sequence MQETVERVNRDLFYKVASELEKERLEAAIQLINEISSVDPESGAKEWEYVLDRLIKGLASNRGGARLGFSMCLTEVVALALDKGALLSSIDEFLDRLDQTLGGKDGVKNGKEERGLLFGQMFALQALLNEPVFSKVFLTKSNSGLNIEFLLKFLEKLIHLALLKTWLREPCLYSVYQTIRKCEQWLREDPVSIKLILGLLDENKLTLTNEGLSIYLMFNNMRSKYASSLSLKNAGWKNNDPLSKGNVQLLATVLKDVVPVEKSDLKQKGNWSPRLHYVWDMLLPLLEGEEDQEEETGHVSKKRKKNSKSGSSSSVSGDRSGRILFPEFWQAVVDESFFNEKASNERKYLGFLILEKAVQICSAKHVSVLLSQNIVRCIINQSQNSQRMLNKIANQTLKTITAECEKTPDKVEPLVRVLWFGKNGTINFDKLSKRKFVDTLLTTSTLDKHNLMDLVTLLISQLPEDQSTNEKLNLSRFIFDTLLHLTRAHKARAESRWVKPILSTIVDAAFFNSSENTKLSELAKERLYSILGELINTSVTEGDDTTSWPYIALQTILEKQSSGSTLSTDLDEELKAISNSAVQTLTDIHSKNKKMKNSKLGGLELLLSMAILQLYTGDEESVSILQDLISFYEQSNEESTDLVGITEILLSLVAQRKSLLKRLSLIVWESFVQDIGEPELDVLLQTLTARENKQGFAALFEGEGEGDESNEEEDDDEEEIEEDGLEDEDEDEDMEDDDSSNDDEISSDDASGDLEKIEKETTSALAKALNLPESIVGENGEVQLGQIDDEDDDNDDLSEEEEEESMDDEAMMQLDDQLSQIFKRRKEALNTIPTGNKRKLEVQESRENVISFKHRVVDMLEIYVKSVEQLEDKTEKLQNILMIIMPLLECLKQTLDKSLADKCARLMKLRISKLKIHNNKGSTAEGDAQSLAPAIWDLEEDVHKLMLTSKPGQFQQLFFSTCSLSSLFLAKLYVTYDGPIDELIDLYAETSKVWMKKGKFAVNFFIDFANWLQSKREVKGED is encoded by the coding sequence ATGCAAGAGACAGTGGAACGGGTGAACCGGGACTTGTTCTACAAGGTGGCTTCGGAGCTTGAAAAGGAACGTCTAGAGGCCGCTATCCAATTGATCAATGAGATCAGCAGCGTGGATCCCGAAAGCGGAGCCAAGGAGTGGGAGTATGTCCTAGATAGGCTTATTAAAGGTCTTGCGTCTAACCGTGGTGGGGCAAGACTCGGTTTCTCGATGTGCTTGACGGAAGTCGTGGCACTAGCGTTGGATAAGGGTGCTTTATTGAGTAGCATCGATGAGTTTTTGGACAGGTTAGACCAAACTCTTGGTGGTAAGGATGGCGTTAAGAACGGGAAGGAGGAGCGTGGCCTATTGTTTGGTCAAATGTTTGCACTACAAGCTCTTTTAAACGAGCCAGTATTCTCCAAGGTGTTCTTGACCAAGTCCAATTCAGGCCTAAATATCGAGTTTTTACTcaagtttttggaaaaattgATCCATTTGGCTCTTTTGAAGACCTGGTTGAGGGAGCCTTGTCTCTACAGTGTTTACCAGACTATTCGTAAGTGTGAGCAATGGTTACGCGAAGATCCTGTGAGCATTAAGCTTATATTGGGTCTCTTGGACGAAAACAAATTGACCCTTACAAACGAGGGTTTGTCGATCTACTTAATGTTCAACAATATGCGTTCCAAGTATGCATCCagtctttctttgaaaaatgcaGGCTGGAAGAACAACGATCCCTTGTCTAAGGGTAACGTTCAGTTGTTGGCAACTGTTCTTAAAGACGTGGTTCCAGTGGAAAAATCAGATTTAAAACAAAAGGGAAACTGGTCACCAAGATTACACTACGTTTGGGACATGTTACTTCCATTACttgaaggtgaagaagatcaGGAAGAGGAAACAGGACATGTTtccaaaaagagaaagaagaactcgAAGTCTGGCTCGTCATCATCAGTTTCTGGGGACCGTTCCGGAAGAATTTTGTTCCCTGAGTTCTGGCaagctgttgttgatgaatctttcttcaacgAAAAGGCGTCCaacgaaagaaaatatCTTGGGTTCCTCATTCTAGAAAAGGCAGTCCAAATATGTTCTGCAAAGCATGTCTCTGTGTTATTGTCTCAAAATATTGTGAGATGCATAATCAACCAAAGCCAAAACTCTCAAAGAATGTTGAACAAAATTGCAAATCAGACACTAAAAACAATCACTGCTGAATGTGAAAAGACTCCTGATAAAGTAGAACCATTAGTTCGCGTGCTATGGTTTGGGAAGAATGGTACCATCAACTTTGACAAGCtctcaaaaagaaaatttgTCGATACTCTATTGACAACGTCGACTTTGGACAAACATAATTTGATGGATCTGGTAACGCTCTTAATATCACAACTTCCAGAAGATCAATCAACCAACGAGAAGTTAAACTTGTCAAGGTTCATATTTGACACCCTGTTACACCTGACTAGGGCTCACAAGGCACGTGCAGAAAGTAGATGGGTCAAGCCTATTTTATCGACCATTGTCGATGCAGCCTTTTTCAACAGTTCAGAGAATACCAAATTGTCTGAATTAGCAAAAGAACGTCTATACTCGATCCTTGGAGAATTGATCAATACTTCAGTAACGGAAGGTGATGATACCACATCATGGCCATATATTGCTTTACAAACCATTTTAGAAAAGCAATCTTCCGGATCGACACTTTCTACCGATCTGGATGAGGAATTGAAGGCGATTAGTAACTCTGCTGTACAAACGCTCACAGATATTCATTctaaaaataagaaaatgaaaaactcCAAGTTGGGTGGATtggaacttcttctttccatgGCAATTCTACAGTTGTACACTGGTGATGAGGAATCTGTCTCCATTTTGCAAGACTTGATATCATTCTACGAACAATCTAATGAGGAATCCACAGACTTGGTCGGTATTACTGAGATCTTATTGTCTCTTGTCGCCCAAAGAAAGTCGTTGTTGAAGAGATTGAGTTTGATTGTCTGGGAATCCTTTGTACAAGATATCGGAGAACCAGAACTAGATGTTTTGCTTCAAACTTTGACTGCCAGAGAAAACAAGCAAGGTTTTGCAGCTCTTTTCGAAGGTGAAGGTGAAGGTGATGAGAGcaatgaggaagaagatgacgacgaGGAAGAGATCGAAGAGGATGGTctcgaagatgaagatgaagatgaggacATGGAAGACGACGATTCTAGCAACGATGATGAGATATCAAGTGATGATGCTTCTGGAGATTTAGAGaagattgaaaaagagACAACCAGCGCTTTAGCTAAGGCATTAAACTTGCCTGAGTCCATAGTTGGAGAAAATGGTGAGGTTCAGCTGGGACAAatcgatgatgaagatgatgacaaCGATGATCtaagtgaagaagaagaagaagaatctaTGGATGACGAAGCAATGATGCAGTTAGATGATCAACTATCCCAGATCTTCAAACGTCGTAAAGAGGCTTTGAATACAATTCCAACAGGTAACAAGAGAAAGTTGGAAGTCCAGGAATCGCGTGAAAACGTTATATCTTTCAAACACAGAGTAGTTGACATGTTGGAAATCTACGTAAAGAGCGTTGAACAACTCGAAGacaaaactgaaaaattgcAAAATATCTTGATGATAATCATGCCTTTGTTAGAATGCTTGAAGCAAACTTTGGACAAATCTTTGGCCGACAAATGTGCCAgattgatgaaattgaggATATCCAAGTTGAAGATTCATAACAACAAGGGTTCGACTGCTGAAGGTGATGCTCAATCTCTAGCTCCTGCTATTTGggatcttgaagaagatgttcaCAAGTTGATGTTGACTTCGAAACCAGGGCAATTCCAGCAACTATTCTTCTCGACATGTTCATTGTCTTCGTTATTCTTGGCCAAACTCTATGTCACCTACGATGGTCCAATTGACGAACTAATTGACTTGTACGCCGAGACTTCGAAGGTATGGATGAAAAAGGGTAAGTTCGCTGTGAATTTCTTTATCGATTTCGCCAACTGGCTTCAATCCAAAAGAGAAGTGAAAGGTGAAGACTAA
- the HAT2 gene encoding Hat2p, translating to MAEVQEEEQPTTIEEEYDLWLSNVPMMYDFVSETRLTWPSLTVQWLPTELKPREVNGIQLQRQELLIGTLTADDEPNYLKIAAIDLPESVVSSSSPPQGESDEKNHHNSKIKITKKFKHDFEVTRARFMPQSPNIFATLNGKGTISVFDRNSPEKDAAAISSYSYHKENGYGLAFNSNVSGQLLSCSDDSTVALWDISSSSDSSNKSPLQTFTNHTDIVNDCKWHEFKQTVFGTVSEDKTLLIHDTKSKSPVSELKVSSAFNTLAFSKHSHNLLAAAGTDSNVYIYDMRNISKPLHSMSGHEDSVTSLEFSPHQDGLITSSASDRRVIMWDLFNIGAEQQQDDAYDGVPELFMMHGGHKSPVNEFSYNLNVPWLMCSVEEDNVLQIWKPASKIVHPPKPPADLDVRTLE from the coding sequence ATGGCAGAAGTacaggaagaagaacaaccTACCACGATAGAGGAGGAATATGACTTGTGGCTTTCCAATGTCCCAATGATGTATGATTTCGTTAGTGAAACAAGGCTAACATGGCCTTCACTCACTGTTCAATGGCTTCCAACAGAACTCAAGCCACGAGAGGTAAATGGTATCCAGTTACAAAGACAAGAGTTGCTAATTGGAACGCTAACTGCTGATGATGAACCAAACTATTTGAAAATTGCAGCTATAGACTTACCTGAAAGTGTTGTGTCTTCGTCAAGCCCTCCACAAGGTGAGTCAGATGAGAAGAACCACCACAACTCGAAGATTAAAATTACTAAAAAGTTCAAACACGATTTCGAAGTGACAAGAGCTAGGTTCATGCCACAGTCACCAAATATCTTTGCGACTCTCAATGGGAAAGGTACGATCTCTGTGTTCGATAGAAATAGTCCAGAAAAGGATGCAGCAGCTATATCCAGCTACTCTTATCATAAGGAAAATGGGTACGGTCTTGCGTTTAATTCGAACGTTTCTGGTCAATTGTTATCTTGTTCAGATGATAGTACGGTTGCGCTTTGGGACATTTCATCATCCTCGGATTCTTCCAATAAATCGCCTCTTCAAACCTTCACTAACCATACAGACATTGTGAATGACTGTAAGTGGCATGAATTCAAGCAGACAGTATTTGGAACAGTCTCTGAAGATAAGACTTTACTAATCCATGATACGAAATCTAAATCTCCAGTTTCAGAGCTAAAGGTATCTTCGGCCTTTAACACTTTGGCCTTCAGCAAACATTCACATAATCTACTAGCTGCCGCAGGAACAGATTCTAATGTCTATATTTATGACATGCGTAACATCTCGAAACCATTACACTCAATGTCTGGTCATGAAGATTCAGTAACATCGTTAGAGTTTTCCCCACATCAAGATGGATTAATAACATCAAGCGCTTCAGACAGAAGAGTCATAATGTGGGACTTGTTCAACATTGGTGCAGAACAACAGCAGGATGATGCATATGATGGTGTTCCAGAATTATTCATGATGCATGGTGGCCACAAGAGTCCAGTCAACGAATTTTCTTACAACCTTAATGTGCCATGGTTAATGTGTAGcgttgaagaagacaatGTACTACAAATATGGAAGCCAGCAAGCAAAATCGTACATCCTCCAAAGCCGCCAGCTGACCTTGATGTAAGAACACTAGAGTAG